GTAGACTCTTTTTAATTCTGCCTTGACATCCATATACTTCCACCTCACTTATTGAATAACTCTGGATATAATTCTTTATTTTTTTAATAGTATTTGAAAGGCCGTTTCTTATTTCAGGTGTGAAGACACCATCTTTCTTGTATATCCTTCTTGTCGTATGCTTTACCTTGTTTTGCAAGTTCTCTAAAAGTCCCTACTTGGCCCTCGTTAGGCCAAAAGGGGTTTCGCAACACTCCCAACGTTATCTGCAATATTAGTTATTCTAACTTAAAAAGGGAGTATTGTCGTTTTTTAAAAATATTGGTTATTATTCTTGACCCTTCAGCTCTTTTCCATTTTATCTTTCCTTATTCAATGTGGCCAAATTATTATACTTTAAGTGGATTTATTTTTTCCCTAATTATGTATATTGTTTCTAAAAATAAAAACTAATCTAAACATCTAAGCTCAGCAATCGAAGAGAGCTTGATTCTTTATTGTTACGTAAATTTATTGTATCATTTCACCGTATTCACCTGTCATTTATTTGTTCATCCCTTTCACAACTTGTCCATTCATACCAGCTCAAGATGAGCCAGTAGTTTGCGTGTGTTCCTGTCCTTCTCTTTCCTCGTTAGCCTCAATCTGTAGGCCTCGATAAAGTTATCAATGGCTTCTTTTGATGGTTCTTTGCGGCCTACATTATTAATCTTTTAGTTAGAAGCCATCGTCATAACTCCCTCCTTCCATGATTATTTATATGCGTTGGTTAGAATGTCCTAAAACCTGTATTGATTAAGTTCTGTCTAATGATTATCATCCTCCGATGTTAAGTCGATCTCTCAACACTGTAACTTCCTTTGAACGTTCAATTATTGATTTATCTTGCACTAGTTTGATGAACCACTGTTTAAGAAAATAAAGCACATTCCTATAAGTCCTTGTTCTCCAATGTAGATACAATACTATTCAACCACTCTTCTAACCGACATCAATCCATCTCTCTAGCTGATCACCAGGTGAAAAAGTTTGCCAATAAGAAAGCTCAGATTTTAACATTGCACTAAAATCACTAAACTAAATGTAAAAGGACAAGATTTAAACATTCAACTAATGAATTAGACATAAATGAGGAATCACTCGATGAGAAAAATCTAAGGTTGAAGAAAGTTTATCACTTAACCGCCCACTATCATAAATCCTCTTTCTATCATCAGAGAGAACTCCTTCACAGCATTTCCAATCCGTAGTTATCACACGAGAACTGGGGAGAAACAAGCGATTATATACTCAAATAATTGTAATGGTTGTTATCAAAAATTAGAATTTAAAACCCCTCATTTTTTAATGAGGGGGCTCTTGTATAAGCATAATGTTAGTTTAAATTCGGCAAGACGACGTATCTCGGTTTTGGCGACAGGACAATGGTATTGTCCTGTTTTGCATCTTTCTCTTCCCAATAAACCCTTAAAACGTACTCGTCTTCTTGATTATCAAACATCTCGGTTGTCGTAAGGTAGTCAAAAGGTTTCCCTTTATCAATCACTTCATTCCCATCCCATTCATGAACGGTGGTATCATTCTTAGTCAGGTGAACTCTTACAAGAGTAATCGGTTCTTCACCATCCCAATATAGAGTGCCATTCCAAAAACCTTTTGGAGAAGTGAATTCATTCTTAAAAATTGTTTCCCATTTTCCGTTTTCCGAGATCCCTCGCCAACTAGGTGGTTGATTGATTGAATACACTATCCAACTGGCTACTATAATGGCAACTGTTAAAAAGACGTACAAGCGTTTTTTATTCTTCCACATCTGACTAGCCTCTCTCTCAGGTTAAACTTTCATTTTATCAAGCGCTTATATTAAATTTATTATAGCTCAGACTCGACTATAAAAAAGGGCTAAATGACATAAAGCTAAGCTTCAATCAGTGGGAGTTTTCCTTCTTCTCCCACTGATTGGTAGTTGAGTAAATCAGGATATTAGCGTCCGTTATCTCCCGCTTAAATAGATTTATCTTTGCTCTCTATTTTAACACGGGAGTTTTACGGAAGGTTATCTGTGATAAAACCTTTCGCATCATTGGATTTTCAGACGTCACTAATCCTCTGAGAGTCACCGTCTTTCACTGCAGCCCTTTTATAAAAACGACCATGTGATATAGACTAGTTATCATTGTTCGCTTGTTCGTGGTGAAAATTTAATTGTGACATTCATTCAACTAACTCCTCATAAAAACTAAGGAGAAATAAAAGTGAAAAATAAAGGCTTACATACTATCGAATGACTATCTAAATGAAAGTATTGCGAACTTAATACTAAGACGCGTTCACCCTCTTAAAAGTTTACGAATCACGTCATTTATTTCCTTATAAGGCTCCCATCCTCAATTTATGTTTACCGTTCTGCAATCAAAGACGTCGATTATTTCGCTCTCCATATAAAAAAGCTAGCAGGCTCTGCTCCCCTACTAGCTTTTACATGACTACGCCTTTCCTTTATATAGCATCCCATTCGGATCTATAATACCTAACTCATATGCTTTTTCAACATAGTTAAATGCTTCATTTTGAATGGTATAGTTACTTCCCATTCTAATCTGTAAGTCTTTACTTTGTTTCTGAAATTTATCAACTTCTCTAGAGAGGTTAGGATTAACTACCTCTTCTTGTTCCATCATGTTTAAAAATTCCTCAAATCCCATTGATTTATTATTTTCTGAGATTGCTAGACCTTCTCTTTTAGCGTTATGTCTAGCTAAAACGGTCATATTTGTAAAGGCTACCCAAGCTGCTGGATGTTTCTCGTATAGCTTCATAAAGTTCCTCCTTGTATCAGATTATTAATTCCAATCTATGTTGAAACTTCTAGTCACTGACAACGTATTTAATGGACTCGTCAAATCTCTAGCAAATAGTGTTATAACTCCTTGTTCCTGCCCTTCAAACAATTCTAACGGTATAGTTCTATAGTCTAAATAACCGTAAATAATATTATCTGACCCAGAAAGGTATTGTTTTTCTCTTGTTCTATAAGTTTGATCTGTAACATTCTCTCCATCCACAAATATCATTGGGTATATACCTGAAGTATAACCTTCAACATAAGTCACAATATAAATCTCACTTCCGCTAGCTGTATAACCTGTACTCATATACTCTTGATCAGGATAATGCCATTCGAATCCACCACCATCAGATGTGATCGCCTCAATATTCATATAAGTTAATGGAGGAGCAGGACCTGCTTCTACAGAGTCAAAGGTCCCTACTCCTAAAAAAACTAAAGTCACACAAGCTAACAATAATGAGCATTCTTAATCATTTCTCCATCTCCTCTCAAACTAAAATTACTATTTACATTGCTAATATCTGAATCACTATGGCTTTATTAACCTTTTTCTAGGATACAATATAAAAGGTTAATAAATTTTAAAAAAGGGATTTTTAAGTTCGAACTATTATTTAAGCAGGGAAAAAGTCCCGTTTATCAATTGATTAACATATCCCTTGTCTATTTGCCACGCCTCTCATATAGGTAAACTCACATTGCCACTAGAGATAGAAAGTTTTTTTAAAGTCTCTATGTAAAGTTGATCGCGACTTAGAATGGCAATACAACTAGTCGGCTTTTGCCTGAGGGTGTAGCATCGCCTTGTAGAACTAAAATGTCTATTCATGTTTAACCCCCAACAATCAAATATAGCCATTGATTTTATGAACGCTTTGTATATATAAAACTCGTTATAAATGACTAACTAACACTTAGCTTCACTAAGCACGATCTTTTCTCATTTGTAATCATGCTTCGTCCCCTTGTAAAATGTATGTTTCCATCACTTCCAATCTTATCCGTATGCGCCTGCACATTTTCGCTGTTAATCACATACGTTATCACAATCACATAAGTTGATATGTCATAATACGAGGAGGAATTGGTATGAAGGTATCTGGCTTGTTTGTCATTCTCGGAGCTATGTTCATGGTTTTGCTCACGGGTTGTCACGCTGAAAATGAGATGACCGAGGTCAAGCTAGCAGAAGTGACCCGGTCTATTTTTTATGCACCACAATACGTAGCACTTTCAGAGGGCTTTTTTGAAGAAGAAGGTCTTGATATTGATTTGACGACCACTTGGGGGGGAGATACAACGATGACAACACTGCTGTCTGACGGTGCAGAGATCGCCCTCGTAGGAGCTGAAACGTCTATTTATGTCTATGCTCAGGAGGCGAATGATCCGGCAATTAATTTTGGGCACGCTAAACACACTATAATGCTGGGTAATTAATGAGCATGTAGAAAGGAAACTGGTGGGGTGGGATAAGAATATAGATAAGGGATGGTGTTTAGAGAAACAATGGTAAATGTTTTTGATTTCTACATGACTTTAAGCCTATCGAAAAGCTGTCGAGACTAGCATTGTAATATGTTGGTCTTTTATTATGACTCTTTACGAACGACTAAGGTCCTATACCTTTTACATTTTCACTTACAGCTGCGTCCTACCTCTTCTTAAAAATACGTCTATTTCCTTATTTAACCTTAAATCCATTTCCATTATTATGTATAGAGGCGTGCTCATCACGCTTTTTTCATTTATCACAGATAACCGTCCGTAAAAATCCCGCCTCAAAATAGAAGAGGAAAGCTAAATCTATTTAGGCGGGAGATAACGGACGCTAATGTCCTGATTCACTCAACTACCAATCAGTGGGAGAAGAAGAAAACGCCCACTGATTGAAGGTTCGTTTTATAATTTAATAGAAAGCGAGCGTTTATTTCATGAGTATGAAGCAATTAGATGTGGACAAGCTTCATGAAGGGATTGATATGACGATCCAGGGGCTCCGTCAGAAAGAAGTCCAACTGTGTGATATGGAGGTGGCACTTACTAATTTTGTCAACTTAGACGTTGAGTTTAGAGGGCAAGGTGGCCAAGCTATTCGCAATTTTTTTGCCACGTGCCATATCCCTTTTATTCAATCATTAAGACTGTTTACGCAAGATTACGAGCACGCCCTCCAGAACATCAAGGAATCTTTATATTTAGTGGAGCCGGCACCAGGTGGATTCATTGATCAAGCCTTTCTTGAAGGTGAGGTTCAGGACGGGCTAAATCGCGCAAGTCAAACGACCATGTCACTAACGGATTCGGTGAATGATACACTAAGAAGTATTCAAGACATTATCGCCATCCCTCTTATTGATGATAGCGATGTCCAACAGGCCATTAAAATGGGGAAAGACTTTGCGAACGAGACAGTGGACAAAGTGCTGCAATTTGATCACAAGGGTGCCGCCTCGTTACAGTCTATCAAGGAGAACCTACAAACATTAGGTAAGTACGTCATGGAGATGCATGATGCCATGGATGGTGGCCATCTTAGCGTTAAAGACTTTTCAGTCACCCAATTGCAGCATTTACCCACCCATGGTACGCTGACTGAGGTGTTGAAAAATCGGGCGTCACACGTTGCCCAATTACCGTTTCCAAATGAACGCCTCACCGTGCTTGATATGACCACTTTAGAGTCCCTTGCACACTATAGAGCTGCGCTGAAAGCGAGAGAACTTGTAGCGGAATTTAAAGATATCTATCATTCTGCAGTGGAGATAGGCAAAGAAAAGATCGAGCCTTTAAAAAATTGGTACATGTCTGTTAAGGAAGCAAGGAGAAAAAGGGCTGCAGCTAAAAAGGAAGAGGAGGAAGAGTATGATTGGTGTGGTGAACACGGCTGTTATAGTCTTGATGATTTTACTTTCGGTTCCTCTTATGATTCGACA
The Salipaludibacillus sp. LMS25 DNA segment above includes these coding regions:
- a CDS encoding YdhH/YoaO family protein produces the protein MWKNKKRLYVFLTVAIIVASWIVYSINQPPSWRGISENGKWETIFKNEFTSPKGFWNGTLYWDGEEPITLVRVHLTKNDTTVHEWDGNEVIDKGKPFDYLTTTEMFDNQEDEYVLRVYWEEKDAKQDNTIVLSPKPRYVVLPNLN
- a CDS encoding DUF4879 domain-containing protein — encoded protein: MTLVFLGVGTFDSVEAGPAPPLTYMNIEAITSDGGGFEWHYPDQEYMSTGYTASGSEIYIVTYVEGYTSGIYPMIFVDGENVTDQTYRTREKQYLSGSDNIIYGYLDYRTIPLELFEGQEQGVITLFARDLTSPLNTLSVTRSFNIDWN
- a CDS encoding LXG domain-containing protein, which translates into the protein MKQLDVDKLHEGIDMTIQGLRQKEVQLCDMEVALTNFVNLDVEFRGQGGQAIRNFFATCHIPFIQSLRLFTQDYEHALQNIKESLYLVEPAPGGFIDQAFLEGEVQDGLNRASQTTMSLTDSVNDTLRSIQDIIAIPLIDDSDVQQAIKMGKDFANETVDKVLQFDHKGAASLQSIKENLQTLGKYVMEMHDAMDGGHLSVKDFSVTQLQHLPTHGTLTEVLKNRASHVAQLPFPNERLTVLDMTTLESLAHYRAALKARELVAEFKDIYHSAVEIGKEKIEPLKNWYMSVKEARRKRAAAKKEEEEEYDWCGEHGCYSLDDFTFGSSYDSTYGFSSRTLRKKGMGYIDAETAQAIVAFQEGIENGDIVIEADSPSYDDEDIFQGQIRAAKEGYDYFTGKEISEKEAKQIILTAQVGATINAFNPIMGIRKGHKNISVRRANGGNVNNKTSNVFSSQGRVTVDKIKSNPSAFKGKSTDDIAQMLRDNGYDVEIRKSKRSSSGAEIIKINNHGNDRNITQVQVSPGGGRHGNNPYVKISTSDEGIIKVVDGSLNNYLTDGTEKASIIFTGGK